The Phragmites australis chromosome 15, lpPhrAust1.1, whole genome shotgun sequence genome window below encodes:
- the LOC133893381 gene encoding probable glycosyltransferase At5g03795, translated as MRATGATSASAAPCSTMPCLHGQGHAGRAAAYAVAACLALVTFLMVVSLDPGTQAASWFLSSSSSSPSSSSLQPSGGGGGGGHLLATSSSYSDGGDGGRNSTGKEVNEEVLFQQQGGDDLLSLINSSSGHGTPDLSVTPPPAAPAPAPEPAKESSNDATHVMPQVRRRDVKLERLELGLAKARSAIMEAIRNKDNRPPLIDKDYVPVGPVYRNAYAFHRSYREMENLFKIYVYEEGEPPVFHDGPCRSIYSTEGRFIYSMEMESRMCTRDPGLAHVFFLPFSVVKMVKMIYEPSSHDMGPLRRTISDYVGVLSTKYPYWNRSLGADHFMLSCHDWGPYVSSANGHLFANSIRVLCNANTSEGFNPSKDVSLPEINLRSDVVDKQVGGPSASHRPILAFFAGGNHGPVRPLLLEHWKGKDPDVQVSEYLPRGVSYTDMMRRSRFCLCPGGYEVASPRLAEAIYLECVPVVVDDGDYALPFGDVLNWAAFSVRVRVADIPRLKEILAAVSPRQYIRMQRRVRTVRRHFLVHGGAPRRYDVFHMILHSVWLRRLNVRVIAQG; from the exons ATGAGAGCCACCGgcgccacctccgcctctgcGGCTCCTTGCTCAACCATGCCGTGCTTGCACGGACAAGGCCATGCTGGCAGGGCTGCCGCCTACGCGGTGGCGGCGTGTCTTGCGCTTGTGACCTTTTTGATGGTGGTGTCCTTGGACCCCGGAACGCAAGCAGCTTCCTGGTtcctgtcttcttcttcctcctctccgtcctcctcctctttgcAGCCAagtggaggtggcggtggcggtgggcaCCTCCTAGCCACCTCCAGCTCTTACtccgacggcggcgacggcggtaGGAACAGCACGGGCAAGGAAGTGAACGAGGAGGTGCTGTTTCAGCAGCAAGGTGGTGATGACTTGCTGTCGTTGATCAACTCTAGCTCCGGCCATGGCACGCCTGACCTCTCCGTCACACCGCCGCCCGCCGCACCGGCACCGGCTCCAGAACCGGCTAAG GAAAGCTCAAACGATGCAACTCATGTCATGCCACAAGTGCGAAGGAGGGACGTGAAATTGGAGCGACTCGAACTCGGTCTCGCGAAAGCTCGGTCAGCTATAATGGAAGCTATCCGAAACAAGGACAACCGGCCTCCCTTGATCGACAAGGATTACGTGCCAGTCGGGCCAGTGTACCGGAATGCCTATGCATTTCACAG GAGCTACCGGGAAATGGAGAACCTGTTCAAGATCTACGTCTACGAGGAAGGCGAGCCGCCGGTGTTCCACGACGGGCCGTGCCGCAGCATATACTCAACGGAGGGCAGGTTCATATACTCCATGGAGATGGAGAGCCGGATGTGTACCAGAGACCCGGGCCTTGCCCATGTCTTCTTCCTGCCGTTCAGCGTTGTCAAGATGGTCAAGATGATCTACGAGCCGAGCTCGCACGACATGGGCCCGCTCCGGCGAACCATCTCGGACTACGTCGGCGTGCTGTCGACCAAGTACCCCTACTGGAACCGGAGCCTCGGCGCGGATCACTTCATGCTGTCCTGCCATGACTGG GGGCCGTACGTGTCGTCGGCGAACGGGCACCTCTTCGCCAACTCCATCCGCGTGCTGTGCAACGCCAACACGTCGGAGGGCTTCAACCCTTCCAAGGACGTGTCGCTGCCGGAGATCAACCTCCGGAGCGACGTCGTGGACAAACAGGTCGGCGGCCCCTCGGCGTCGCACCGGCCGATCCTGGCATTCTTCGCCGGCGGCAACCACGGGCCGGTCCGTCCGCTGCTGCTGGAGCACTGGAAGGGCAAGGACCCCGACGTGCAGGTGAGCGAGTACCTGCCCCGCGGCGTGTCGTACACGGACATGATGCGGCGCAGCCGGTTCTGCCTGTGCCCCGGCGGGTACGAGGTGGCGAGCCCGCGGCTGGCGGAGGCCATCTACCTGGAGTGCGTGCCCGTGGTGGTCGACGACGGCGACTACGCGCTGCCGTTCGGGGACGTGCTCAACTGGGCCGCGTTCTCGGTGCGGGTCCGCGTGGCCGACATCCCGCGGCTGAAGGAGATTCTCGCCGCCGTGTCGCCGCGGCAGTACATCCGGATGCAGCGGCGGGTACGGACGGTGCGCCGGCACTTCTTGGTGCACGGCGGCGCGCCGCGGCGGTACGACGTGTTCCACATGATCCTGCACTCGGTCTGGCTCCGGAGGCTCAACGTCAGGGTCATCGCGCAGGGCTGA